One Miscanthus floridulus cultivar M001 chromosome 11, ASM1932011v1, whole genome shotgun sequence DNA window includes the following coding sequences:
- the LOC136491940 gene encoding uncharacterized protein, giving the protein MPDVNKKGSLKCNYCDNTYHGGITRIKYHLGKVPKCGVAKCTKVPSDVQKEMVKLLSKKMDNKQRKSKEKEDDRAEVDLSHSEGEEQSDEELNSVIVLKKVSGKGASSGPIDKFCKLTPEEIVAARKGKSVVADKVQSKLSTEKREEKRDRACEYICQFFYEASIPHNAVTLPSFDLMLEAIGDFGRNLRGPTPYEMSGKFLQKRKRKVQDLLKSHQESWELNGCSVMTDAWTDKRGRGVMNLVVHSAYGVCFLDSVDCSAVKKDGRYIFELVAKCIEEIGVQNVVQVVTDNARPNEAAASLLKAKHPSIFWNGCAAHTIDLMLEDIGKMPRVAATISKAKCLTVFLYGHTRVLNLMRKYLSRDLVRCGVTRFATAYLNLKSLLENKKQLQRLFREDDLSELGYLKSVKGKKANKIVRSETFWKGVETAVNYFEPLATVLRRMDSDVPAMGFLYGYLLEPKNEISKRFNNDSKKFEEVFHFIDKRWDSKLKTPLHRAGYYLNPFYYYQNKKDIEENESFRDGVITCITKLVPNEDTQDKIIEELQKFQDAEGSFGKDIAKRQCKNIHFDPAKWWLNHGSSAPNLRKLAARILSLTCSSSACERCWSSFEQVHTKRRNRLLHDRMRDLVFVKFNSKLRQKKDNKDRDPLEKPVRDALEDEDNEWITGIEPTEVDLEQEGEIGASSQGVAAAPQGREKRKGGNQTRKRKRFIPTTDEDDELSGSSSDGENDIDMASDSSFASEAE; this is encoded by the exons ATGCCAGATGTGAACAAGAAAGGTTCTCTCAAGTGCAACTACTGTGACAACACTTATCACGGTGGAATAACTAGAATCAAGTACCACCTTGGTAAAGTTCCTAAATGTGGTGTTGCAAAGTGTACTAAAGTTCCATCTGATGTGCAAAAAGAAATGGTTAAGTTGCTATCAAAGAAGATGGATAACAAGCAAAGGAAGAGTAAGGAGAAAGAAGATGATAGAGCTgaagttgatttgagccattctgAAGGAGAGGAACAGAGTGATGAAGAACTCAATTCAGTTATTGTGTTGAAGAAGGTGAGTGGCAAAGGTGCTTCTTCAGGTCCTATTGATAAGTTCTGTAAACTGACACCAGAAGAAATAGTGGCTGCAAGGAAGGGCAAATCTGTTGTTGCTGATAAGGTTCAATCCAAGCTGTCAACTGAAAAAAGGGAAGAGAAGAGGGACAGAGCATGTGAGTACATCTGTCAGTTTTTTTATGAAGCTAGTATCCCACACAACGCTGTTACACTACCTAGCTTTGATCTTATGCTTGAGGCTATTGGAGACTTTGGCAGAAACTTGAGAGGGCCAACTCCATATGAGATGAGTGGGAAATTCTTACAAAAAAGGAAGAGGAAAGTGCAGGATTTATTGAAGTCTCACCAAGAGTCTTGGGAGCTAAATGGATGCTCAGTTATGACAGATGCTTGGACAGACAAGAGAGGTAGAGGTGTGATGAATTTGGTAGTTCATAGTGCGTATGGAGTTTGTTTTCTTGATTCAGTGGATTGCTCAGCTGTGAAGAAAGATGGCAGATACATTTTTGAACTGGTTGCTAAATGTATTGAGGAAATAGGGGTGCAAAATGTAGTTCAAGTTGTGACTGACAATGCAAGACCAAATGAGGCAGCAGCAAGTTTGTTGAAAGCAAAGCACCCCTCTATTTTCTGGAATGGTTGTGCTGCCCATACCATTGATCTAATGCTGGAAGACATAGGAAAGATGCCAAGAGTGGCAGCAACAATTAGCAAAGCAAAGTGCTTGACTGTTTTTCTGTATGGCCATACTAGAGTTTTGAACCTGATGAGGAAGTATCTTTCTAGAGATTTGGTGAGGTGTGGTGTCACAAGGTTTGCTACAGCTTATCTGAACTTGAAGAGCTTGCTAGAAAACAAGAAGCAATTGCAGAGGCTTTTTAGGGAAGATGACCTCAGTGAACTAGGCTACCTAAAGAGTGTCAAAGGGAAGAAAGCAAACAAGATTGTGAGGTCTGAAACTTTCTGGAAAGGAGTTGAGACTGCTGTTAATTACTTTGAGCCATTAGCTACTGTGTTGAGGAGAATGGACAGTGATGTGCCAGCAATGGGGTTCTTGTATGGGTATCtactagagcctaagaatgagaTCTCTAAGAGGTTTAACAATGACAGTAAAAAGTTTGAGGAAGTTTTTCACTTCATTGACAAAAGGTGGGACAGTAAGCTGAAGACACCTTTACATAGGGCTGGTTACTACTTGAACCCTTTCTATTATTATCAAAACAAGAAGGATATAGAGGAGAATGAATCATTTAGAGATGGTGTAATAACTTGCATTACAAAGCTTGTTCCAAATGAAGACACTCAGGACAAGATTATAGAAGAGCTTCAAAAGTTTCAGGATGCTGAAGGATCCTTTGGCAAAGACATTGCTAAAAGGCAGTGCAAAAATATTCATTTTGAtccag CTAAGTGGTGGCTGAATCATGGAAGTAGTGCACCAAACCTCAGAAAGTTAGCTGCTAGAATTCTAAGTTTGACATGCAGTTCATCAGCTTGTGAGAGATGCTGgagttcatttgaacaa GTCCACACAAAGAGACGCAACAGGCTGCTTCATGACAGAATGAGGGATCTTGTGTTTGTCAAGTTCAACTCAAAACTGAGGCAAAAGAAGGACAACAAGGACAGAGATCCCCTTGAGAAACCTGTTCGTGATGCTTTAGAAGATGAAGACAATGAGTGGATCACTGGCATTGAGCCAACAGAAGTAGATCTAGAGCAGGAAGGAGAAATTGGAGCATCATCACAGGGAGTTGCAGCTGCACCTCAAGGACGAGAAAAAAGAAAGGGAGGTAACCAGaccaggaagaggaagaggttcaTCCCTACtactgatgaggatgatgagttaTCTGGTTCATCTTCTGATGGAGAAAATGACATTGATATGGCATCTGATTCTAGTTTTGCTTCTGAGGCTGAATGA
- the LOC136490716 gene encoding uncharacterized protein, whose translation MIYLQEYYKRNSPEVLARQVEANAATVPDLNGDDGNDVTTLFNLCINLEDQLLNTLSSCDKKHNVDEISLKDKLTSFAHQTTIVEYAGFTTTSVALKCIMAETYLLFELLKSKTGMIREVIVCSRIRKLAFGFMTYKGPRCVEAAATMMAVTKEAKLMRELLKNKCEESIGPFSWSVFVRERTFDAMFRISKECSAVEESAGGNTASKLIYDESVDKNPSKKELVNKDNLLQRNKMNQNTKDLYKLGQLTV comes from the exons ATGATTTACCTACAGGAATATTATAAGCGCAATTCTCCTGAAGTGTTGGCACGTCAAGTGGAAGCCAATGCTGCCACTGTTCCTGATCTCAATGGAGATGATGGGAATGACGTGACAACCCTGTTCAACTTG TGTATCAATCTGGAGGATCAACTTTTGAATACGCTGAGCTCCTGTGATAAAAAACACAATGTTGATGAGATCAGCCTGAAGGACAAGCTCACCAGCTTTGCCCATCAAACAACTATCGTGGAATATGCTGGATTTACGACCACCAGTGTTGCCTTAAAG TGTATTATGGCGGAGACTTATCTGTTGTTCGAGTTGCTAAAATCCAAGACTGGAATGATACGTGAAGTCATCGTTTGCTCCAGGATTCGGAAGTTGGCCTTCGGATTTATGACCTACAAAGGACCTCGATGTGTTGAAGCTGCTGCCACCATGATG GCCGTCACAAAGGAGGCCAAGTTGATGCGTGAGTTGCTAAAGAACAAGTGTGAGGAAAGTATTGGTCCATTTTCATGGAGCGTCTTTGTTAGGGAACGAACCTTTGATGCCATGTTCAGAATATCGAAGGAATGTTCTGCTGTGGAAGAGTCCGCGGG GGGCAACACTGCTTCTAAATTGATATATGATGAATCTGTTGACAAGAATCCTTCCAAGAAGGAACTAGTTAATAAGGATAACCTGCTGCAAAGGAACAAGATGAACCAAAATACCAAG GATTTGTACAAACTAGGACAATTGACCGTCTGA
- the LOC136493119 gene encoding amino acid transporter AVT1I-like, whose protein sequence is MANGGTASRGPPDGSPAALRGLVQQPLLHAYEARKDPEARGFGPAEPDGGASFVWTCFNGLNGLSGVGLLSIPYALSEGGWLSLALLLVVATACCYTGLLLQRCMDASPAVRGYPDIGALAFGRGGRLAASAFLYAELYLVAIGFLILEGDNLDKLFPGTSISLGLGRGGDGGGAATLVVSGKQLFVVLVALVILPTTWLRSLGVLAYVSASGVLASAVVVVCVLWTAVADGVGFRAKGRMLNVSGLPTALGLYTFCYCGHAIFPTLCNSMKEKKRFSRVLVICFVLCTFNYGSMAILGYLMYGDDVKSQVTLNLPEGKIGSKLAIYTTLISPFSKYALMVTPLATAVEERLLLAAGSGSGRGSSKRSINVLVRTLLVVSTVVVALAVPFFGHLMALVGSLLSVMAAMLLPCIFYLKIFGVARCSRAEVALIATIIVLGSVVAAIGTYASVKKIVLDY, encoded by the exons ATGGCCAATGGTGGGACGGCGTCGCGCGGCCCGCCCGACGGCTCGCCGGCCGCGCTGCGGGGCCTGGTGCAGCAGCCCCTCCTCCACGCCTACGAGGCGCGCAAGGACCCGGAGGCGCGCGGCTTCGGCCCGGCGGAGCCCGACGGCGGCGCGAGCTTCGTGTGGACCTGCTTCAATGGCCTCAACGGCCTCTCCG GCGTCGGGCTGCTGTCCATCCCGTACGCGCTGTCGGAGGGCGGGTGGCTGAGCCTGGCGCTGCTGCTCGTCGTCGCGACGGCGTGCTGCTACACGGGCCTGCTCCTGCAGCGGTGCATGGACGCGTCCCCGGCCGTGCGGGGCTACCCGGACATCGGCGCGCTCGCGTTCGGGCGCGGCGGCCGCCTCGCCGCGTCCGCGTTCCTCTACGCCGAGCTCTACCTCGTCGCCATCGGCTTCCTCATCCTGGAAGGGGACAACCTGGACAAGCTGTTCCCGGGCACCAGCatcagcctcggcctcggccgcggcggcgacggcggtggcgccGCAACCCTCGTGGTCTCCGGGAAGCAGCTCTTCGTCGTGCTCGTCGCCCTCGTCATCCTGCCCACCACGTGGCTCCGGAGCCTCGGCGTGCTCGCCTACGTGTCCGCCAGCGGCGTGCTCGCAtcggccgtcgtcgtcgtctgcgTGCTGTGGACCGCGGTGGCCGACGGCGTCGGGTTCCGCGCGAAGGGGAGGATGCTCAACGTCAGTGGCCTCCCCACTGCTCTGGGCCTCTACACCTTCTGCTACTGCGGCCATGCCATTTTCCCGACGCTCTGCAACTCcatgaaggagaagaaaaggTTCTCCAGG GTGCTTGTCATATGCTTCGTCTTGTGCACTTTCAACTACGGATCCATGGCGATCCTCGGCTACCTCATGTACGGCGACGACGTCAAGTCCCAGGTGACGCTGAACCTGCCCGAGGGCAAGATAGGCTCGAAGCTAGCGATCTACACCACGCTGATCAGCCCCTTCTCCAAGTACGCCCTGATGGTGACGCCGCTCGCGACGGCGGTGGAGGAGAGGCTGCTGCTCGccgccggctccggctccggccgcGGCAGCAGCAAGAGGTCCATCAACGTGCTGGTCAGGACCCTGCTGGTCGTCAGCACGGTCGTCGTCGCGCTCGCGGTGCCCTTCTTTGGACACCTCATGGCGCTCGTCGGCTCACTCCTCAGCGTCATGGCCGCGATGCTGCTCCCCTGCATCTTCTACCTCAAGATCTTCGGCGTGGCGCGCTGCAGCAGGGCGGAGGTCGCGCTCATCGCCACCATTATTGTTCTGGGTTCCGTGGTTGCTGCGATTGGCACGTACGCTTCTGTGAAGAAGATTGTTCTCGACTACTGA